A genome region from Terriglobales bacterium includes the following:
- the ric gene encoding iron-sulfur cluster repair di-iron protein: protein MSISTEKTVGQMVAENPEAARIFEQAGIDYCCGGQRGLEEACSKAKMSFAEVAALLEQAAANRSAADRDWLRAGQAELVEHIVSKHHGYVRQELPRLTALIAKVQGVHAKNHPELAQIARTFADISNEMTMHMMKEENILFPYIVEMEKAAQGNGPQPIAMFGTVQNPVRMMMTEHDSAGANLKAIRELSGDYTPPADGCTSYRVLYEALAAFEADLHTHIHLENNILFPRAIEMEQR, encoded by the coding sequence AAGCGGCGCGCATCTTCGAGCAAGCCGGCATCGATTACTGCTGCGGCGGGCAGCGTGGGCTGGAAGAGGCGTGCAGCAAGGCGAAGATGTCGTTCGCCGAAGTAGCGGCACTGCTGGAACAGGCGGCGGCGAACCGCAGCGCGGCCGATCGCGACTGGCTGCGTGCCGGCCAGGCCGAACTGGTGGAGCACATCGTGAGCAAGCACCACGGCTACGTGCGGCAGGAGCTGCCGCGGCTGACGGCGCTGATCGCCAAGGTGCAGGGCGTGCACGCCAAGAACCACCCGGAGCTGGCGCAGATCGCGCGCACCTTCGCCGACATAAGCAACGAGATGACCATGCACATGATGAAGGAGGAGAACATTCTCTTCCCGTACATCGTGGAGATGGAGAAGGCGGCGCAGGGCAACGGGCCGCAACCGATCGCGATGTTCGGCACGGTGCAGAACCCGGTGCGCATGATGATGACGGAGCACGATTCGGCGGGCGCGAACCTGAAGGCCATCCGGGAGTTGAGCGGCGACTACACACCGCCGGCCGATGGCTGCACCAGCTATCGCGTGCTGTACGAGGCGCTGGCGGCGTTCGAAGCCGACCTGCACACGCACATCCACCTGGAGAACAACATCTTGTTCCCGCGGGCCATCGAGATGGAACAGCGGTAG